Below is a window of uncultured Cohaesibacter sp. DNA.
CGCAAGCGCCTTGGGCACATATTGCGCGCCATCGACCTTGGACCCCGGAACTCCGACGAAGATAAATCCCTTTTGAACGAGACGGCTATCGGCAGTAATCCCGGCAACCTGCTTCTCGCCCAAATTCATATAAAGAAAATCAGCAATGGGCTCATCAATTCCACCCAGCAATTCCAGCACATTCATCCAACAGCACTCCGGCACGATTCTGGCCAACCTTTCCCCAAGGTTTAGAAGGATGCCTCGACTGTTGGAACACCCTTTTGGCCAAATCGTGGTTTAACCCCCAATATTGAACCAACTCTGCGGATAACTGCCCCCGCAGTCGGTGCTGCATTCACACCAGCTGTTGCATAGCCATAGGTTTCCTTGAGGCCCTTGGGCTCATCAAGCATAACCAGAACAATATAGCGAGGATTGTCAATGGGAAATGCCGCAAGAAATGAGTTGCGAAGCTTGTGACTGTCATATTTTCCGTCAACCACCTTCTCCGCCGTGCCCGTCTTGCCACCAACCAGGAAACCGTCCACACGGCTGCGCTTGCCCGAGCCTTCAACGGCATTGAGCCGCATTAGATAGCGCACTTCGGCGCTGGTCTCTTTGCTGACAATGCGATCATTGTGATCGATCTTGGCCCTGTCCTCGTCACTCATCTTGAGGAAAGTCGGCTTGACATAATATCCGCCATTGACCAGAGAGGCCGCAGAAGCAGCAAACTGCAAAGGCGTTACCTGCAAGCCATGACCAAAGCTGATTGTCATGGTGGACAGATCGGACCAACGTTTGTCGGATGGATAAACGGGCGCTGCCGTCTCGGGCAGTTCGGTTCTGACCCGCTCGAGCAAATGCGCCTTTTTAAGGAAGGCCTTGTGATTTTCCTTACTAATCTTCAGGGCCATTTTGGCCGAGCCGATGTTGGATGAGTAAACGAAGATTTCCGGCACGGACAAGATACGCTTCTTGCCATGGAAATCACTGATCGTCATGCCGCGCACACGGATTGGCTGGCGAGCATCGAAATTGTCATTCAGATGCACAGCACCGGAATCGAGCGCCATGGCCATGGTAACCGTCTTGAAAACGGACCCCATTTCATAGACACCGGCTGCCATGCGGTTCAGGCGATCGGGTTCATTCACATTGACTGGATTGTTGGGATCGAAGTCCGGCAGGGAAACCATCCCCAGCACTTCACCATCCTTGACATCAAACACGATACCCGCCGCAGCAATCGCCTTGAACTTGGTCATGCTTTTGAAGAGTTCATCGCGCAAGGCATGCTGCACCCGCAGATCGATGGAAAGCTGAACCGGATCCGGCTCCAGCGGATGCCCCGTCAGGCCTCCGTCCGCCTTGGCAAGCCCTGCCTCATCGATATATTTTTCCATACCGGCGATGCCGACATTATCGACATTGACGATACCCAAAATATGAGACGCGGTCGGACCGGCGGGATAGAAACGCTTGTTTTCTGTCTTGTAGCCAAGACCGGGGATACCTTTTTCGTGAATTGCCTGCTGCTGCTTGGGTGTCACTTCCCGCTTGATCCAGGTAAAGCCCAGCTTCCGGTTCGACAGGCGGCGGCGAAGCGATGCACTGTCCAGATCAGGAAAGACACCGGTGATCGCATCCAGAGCTTCCTCGACATCGATGATGCGATTTGGCTCGGCATAGATCGAAGCGGTTTTGATATCGGTTGCCAGAATTTCACCGTTACGATCGACCAGATCCGGCCGCGCCGTGACAATAGAGCCCTGAAGTGAGCCCTTTTCCGCCAGCGCCGGACTATCGAAGCCAAGCATGATCAGGCGACCGAACATCAGCACGAAACAAAGACTGAAAGCGGCCATAGCCAGCAGAATGCGTCCGCGCGTGGCGCGTGAGCGAACCTTGTTCGCCCCTTCAAAGTCGAACTGGTGATCAATCGAGCTGGCTATGCCAAATTCATTGGAAACATCTACCATGACCACCCCCTATCGTGTCTTCGCCGCAGCGGGATGCGCATGTTCCAGAAGACCTTCCAGATCATTCACAACGGCTCCGGGCAAAGTGTCATCGGCAGAACGATCCGGCACATCGTCCAACTCGCCAATCTGATAGGGCTCGATCACCTTGAGGCCAAGCTGATCGGAAAATTCGTCAGCAAGTCTCTGCACGCGCTGCGGCCGATTGAGATAGCTCCACTCCGCCTTGAGCAACAACAAGGCATCCTTTTCATCTTCAATCTTCTGCTGCAGATTGGCGATTTTCCCCCCTTCTTCTTTGGCCTCATGTTTGACCTGAAAGAGCCAGAAGGCCCCCATCAGAACAAAGAAGAAGAGAAGAAAATTAATGAGTCTGCTCATGAAAGGCCTCCAGAGCGGCTCTCCGCCAACATTCGGGGCAATCCAAGCCCGCGCGCATCCAATTCGTGAGGAGCAGCCGCCGTTCGCACACCAGCCCGCATCTTGGCCGAACGTGCGCGTGGATTTTGCTCCAATTCTTCTTCATCCGGCCCAACGCTCCCCTTGACGAGCATCGTAAAGCTGGGTTCGGCCAGATCCTGCTCCGGCATGTGACGTGACCCGCCGGAATGGGTCTTGGAGCGCTCTTGAAAGAAGCGCTTCACAATTCTGTCTTCAAGGGAATGAAAGGTGACAACGACCAGCTTGCCGCCCGGCTTCAGGCTCTTTTCGGCAGCAACCAGACCATCCACCAGTTCGTCCA
It encodes the following:
- a CDS encoding penicillin-binding protein 2, which gives rise to MVDVSNEFGIASSIDHQFDFEGANKVRSRATRGRILLAMAAFSLCFVLMFGRLIMLGFDSPALAEKGSLQGSIVTARPDLVDRNGEILATDIKTASIYAEPNRIIDVEEALDAITGVFPDLDSASLRRRLSNRKLGFTWIKREVTPKQQQAIHEKGIPGLGYKTENKRFYPAGPTASHILGIVNVDNVGIAGMEKYIDEAGLAKADGGLTGHPLEPDPVQLSIDLRVQHALRDELFKSMTKFKAIAAAGIVFDVKDGEVLGMVSLPDFDPNNPVNVNEPDRLNRMAAGVYEMGSVFKTVTMAMALDSGAVHLNDNFDARQPIRVRGMTISDFHGKKRILSVPEIFVYSSNIGSAKMALKISKENHKAFLKKAHLLERVRTELPETAAPVYPSDKRWSDLSTMTISFGHGLQVTPLQFAASAASLVNGGYYVKPTFLKMSDEDRAKIDHNDRIVSKETSAEVRYLMRLNAVEGSGKRSRVDGFLVGGKTGTAEKVVDGKYDSHKLRNSFLAAFPIDNPRYIVLVMLDEPKGLKETYGYATAGVNAAPTAGAVIRRVGSILGVKPRFGQKGVPTVEASF